A stretch of the Archangium violaceum genome encodes the following:
- a CDS encoding LysR family transcriptional regulator: MALTPLNALAVFVTVARRRSFSQAAKELGVSSSAVSQAVRQLEEKLGQALLARTTRSVSLTEAGRRLMEDAAPGLQSALAALEHLSADTTQLTGSLRLSVPEFSLPLVVEPVLAKFLEVHPHVRVNVSVQDRFVNIVEEGFDAGIRLSEAVERDMVQVRLTPAFRFLVVGAPSYLEQHGTPRRPKDLAHHACLGYRSPSTGLPYHWEFEQGRRELSMPVKGPLTSDHAPLVLSMAAAGLGLAYVAESQAVPWLRTGALRPVLEDWAPTVPGLFLYFPNRTRASRPLRAFIDMARDILPRR, encoded by the coding sequence ATGGCTCTTACGCCCCTCAATGCCCTGGCCGTGTTCGTCACCGTCGCCCGGCGTCGCAGCTTCTCCCAGGCCGCGAAGGAGCTCGGGGTCTCCTCGTCCGCGGTGAGTCAGGCCGTCCGCCAGTTGGAGGAGAAGCTGGGACAAGCGCTGCTCGCCCGCACCACGCGCAGCGTGTCGCTCACCGAGGCCGGGCGCCGGCTCATGGAAGACGCCGCGCCGGGTCTCCAGTCCGCGCTGGCGGCGCTCGAGCACCTGTCCGCCGACACCACGCAACTCACGGGCTCGCTTCGCCTGTCGGTGCCCGAGTTCTCGCTGCCGCTCGTGGTCGAGCCCGTGTTGGCGAAATTCCTCGAGGTCCACCCGCACGTGCGCGTCAACGTGTCCGTGCAGGACCGGTTCGTCAACATCGTCGAGGAAGGTTTCGACGCGGGCATCCGTCTGTCAGAGGCGGTGGAGCGTGACATGGTCCAAGTGCGCCTCACGCCCGCCTTCCGGTTCCTCGTCGTGGGAGCACCCTCGTACCTCGAGCAGCACGGGACTCCGCGGCGGCCGAAGGACCTGGCCCACCATGCCTGCTTGGGTTACCGCTCGCCTTCGACGGGGCTGCCGTACCATTGGGAATTCGAGCAGGGGCGGCGGGAACTCAGCATGCCAGTGAAAGGGCCGCTCACCTCGGATCACGCGCCGCTGGTGCTGAGCATGGCCGCCGCGGGCCTGGGCCTCGCCTACGTGGCCGAGAGCCAGGCCGTCCCCTGGCTGCGCACCGGTGCGCTGCGGCCCGTGTTGGAAGATTGGGCGCCCACCGTGCCGGGCCTCTTCCTGTACTTCCCCAACCGGACGCGAGCCTCCCGCCCGCTGCGCGCGTTCATCGACATGGCGCGAGACATCCTCCCACGACGCTGA
- a CDS encoding aldo/keto reductase, translated as MTTTPRIDSLAQYHLLGRSGLRVSPLCLGTMTFGTEWGWGSPKETAHRILARYLEAGGNFVDTADGYTGGTSEQLIGEYFAQHGGRDSAVIATKFTINTSPGDPNAGGNGRKNIYRALEGSLRRLKTDYVDLYWLHAWDGLTPVEEVMNTLTHLVREGKVRYIGLSDVPAWYFARAQTLAEREGLERIAALQLEYSLVERNIEREHIPAALALGASITPWSPLASGLLSGKYTREGVQAKGEGRLPSVSSSGNPGFTKLFTERNWDIVDALKDVARQLDRPPAQVALAWVTRRPGVASTLIGATRLEQLETNLRALDVEIPAPLAERLEAASRPELINPYHFFEEAFFTGGMFTGGTTVRSEPTWFRPSPVRR; from the coding sequence ATGACGACGACACCTCGAATCGACTCGCTGGCGCAGTACCACCTGCTGGGCCGCAGCGGCCTGCGCGTGAGCCCGCTGTGCCTGGGCACCATGACCTTCGGCACCGAGTGGGGCTGGGGCAGCCCGAAGGAAACCGCCCACCGCATCCTGGCACGCTACCTGGAGGCGGGCGGTAACTTCGTGGACACGGCGGACGGCTACACGGGCGGCACCAGCGAGCAGCTCATCGGCGAGTACTTCGCGCAACACGGCGGGCGAGACAGCGCGGTCATCGCGACGAAGTTCACCATCAACACCTCGCCGGGAGACCCCAACGCCGGCGGCAACGGCCGCAAGAACATCTACCGCGCGCTGGAGGGCTCGCTGCGGCGATTGAAGACAGACTACGTGGACCTCTACTGGCTGCACGCGTGGGACGGCCTCACGCCCGTGGAGGAGGTGATGAACACGCTCACCCACCTCGTGCGTGAGGGCAAGGTCCGCTACATCGGACTGTCCGACGTGCCGGCCTGGTACTTCGCTCGCGCACAGACGCTCGCGGAGCGTGAGGGCCTGGAGCGCATCGCGGCGCTGCAACTGGAGTACTCGCTCGTCGAGCGCAACATCGAGCGCGAGCACATCCCGGCGGCACTGGCGCTCGGGGCAAGCATCACCCCCTGGAGTCCGCTGGCATCAGGGCTGCTGTCGGGCAAGTACACCCGCGAGGGCGTCCAGGCGAAGGGCGAAGGCCGGCTCCCCTCCGTCTCCTCTTCCGGCAACCCGGGGTTCACCAAGCTCTTCACCGAGCGCAACTGGGACATCGTCGACGCGCTGAAGGACGTGGCCCGCCAGCTGGACCGGCCTCCGGCGCAGGTGGCCCTCGCGTGGGTGACGCGCCGGCCCGGCGTGGCGTCCACCCTCATCGGCGCGACGCGGCTGGAGCAGCTCGAGACCAACCTGCGCGCCCTCGACGTGGAGATTCCGGCCCCGCTCGCCGAGCGACTGGAAGCCGCCAGCCGCCCCGAGCTCATCAACCCGTACCACTTCTTCGAGGAGGCCTTCTTCACCGGCGGCATGTTCACGGGAGGCACGACGGTCCGGTCCGAGCCCACGTGGTTCCGGCCGAGCCCGGTCCGCCGGTAG
- a CDS encoding haloalkane dehalogenase — translation MSTAHHINVLDSFIFYREAGTGSPIVFLHGNPTSSHVWRNVLPQLAGRGRCFAPDLIGMGSSGKPDIAYRFADHARYLDAWFAALDLREVVLVGYDWGGVLALDWARRHPERVRGVVVFETFLRPMHWSDWAPQGEQLFRALRTPGVGEKLVLEQNEFLARSLANGVQHGLAESDRGVYYAPYPDPSSRRPVLQWPREIPIDGEPADVAAVIERYGEWLAHTPAKPALLLTFGDTGLNDPKIVEWARSTLRALEIVPLGRAGHHAPEDAPDEIARAIRSWLDRHAL, via the coding sequence ATGTCCACGGCCCATCACATCAATGTCCTCGACTCGTTCATCTTCTACCGAGAGGCCGGGACCGGCTCGCCGATCGTGTTCCTGCACGGGAACCCCACTTCCTCGCACGTGTGGCGCAACGTGCTCCCCCAGCTCGCCGGCCGCGGCCGGTGCTTCGCGCCCGACCTCATCGGGATGGGGAGCTCGGGCAAGCCCGACATCGCCTATCGATTCGCGGATCATGCGCGGTACCTCGATGCGTGGTTCGCGGCGCTCGACCTGCGCGAGGTCGTGCTCGTCGGCTATGACTGGGGGGGAGTTCTCGCCCTGGACTGGGCGCGGCGGCACCCGGAGCGCGTGCGCGGCGTGGTCGTATTCGAGACGTTCCTCCGGCCGATGCACTGGAGTGACTGGGCTCCTCAGGGCGAGCAACTGTTCCGCGCCTTGCGCACGCCAGGGGTCGGCGAGAAGCTGGTGCTCGAGCAGAACGAGTTCCTCGCGCGGTCGCTCGCGAATGGCGTCCAGCACGGCCTCGCGGAGAGCGACCGCGGCGTGTACTACGCCCCGTACCCGGATCCGTCGTCGCGGCGCCCGGTGCTGCAGTGGCCTCGAGAGATCCCCATCGACGGCGAGCCCGCCGACGTCGCCGCGGTGATCGAGCGCTACGGCGAGTGGCTTGCGCACACGCCTGCGAAACCAGCGCTCCTGCTGACGTTCGGGGACACCGGGCTCAACGATCCGAAGATCGTCGAGTGGGCGCGAAGCACGCTCCGGGCGCTCGAGATCGTCCCGCTCGGTCGTGCGGGACACCATGCGCCTGAAGACGCGCCTGATGAGATCGCGCGCGCCATCCGGAGCTGGCTTGATCGCCATGCGTTGTGA
- a CDS encoding LysR family transcriptional regulator translates to MSIPIASLDLNLLLMLHTVLTERSVARAAERLHVTPSAISNGLARLRSALGDPLVTRKGRGIVPTPRAVALAPAIARGLRELELAIHEAPFEPASCTRSFTLAVADAGQLTWVPRIAASMAAEMPKAHLSVVGIDSLVSLGDLTSSAVDLHIGLAGRGSGLHIAPLLDERTVLVARRAHPALGKRLSARELGTLRHVGVEMVPGKGFRDLVGVAYARSGVRRQLAMTVPSFTAAAAVVAATDLVATLPESLFAGLGTRLGVRTVNAPVPAHSVKIAMCWHDRTHADPAARGFRELVRRAVLAARQA, encoded by the coding sequence GTGAGCATTCCGATCGCCTCCCTCGACCTCAACCTCCTCCTGATGCTCCACACCGTCCTCACCGAGCGCAGCGTGGCGCGCGCGGCCGAGCGGCTTCACGTCACGCCGTCCGCGATCAGCAACGGCCTCGCACGCCTCCGCTCCGCGCTCGGAGATCCGCTCGTGACGCGCAAGGGCCGCGGCATCGTCCCCACGCCGCGCGCGGTCGCGCTCGCGCCCGCCATCGCACGCGGCCTGCGGGAGCTGGAGCTGGCGATCCACGAGGCCCCGTTCGAGCCGGCGAGCTGCACGCGCTCCTTCACCCTCGCCGTCGCCGATGCGGGTCAGCTCACCTGGGTACCGCGGATCGCCGCCTCGATGGCCGCGGAGATGCCGAAGGCGCACCTCTCGGTGGTCGGCATCGACTCGCTCGTCTCGCTCGGCGACTTGACCTCGTCCGCGGTCGATCTGCACATCGGCCTCGCCGGACGGGGCTCGGGCCTGCACATCGCGCCACTGCTGGACGAGCGCACCGTCCTCGTGGCCCGCCGAGCCCACCCCGCGCTCGGCAAGCGCCTGTCCGCGCGCGAGCTCGGCACGCTCCGGCATGTCGGCGTGGAGATGGTACCGGGCAAGGGCTTCCGGGATCTCGTCGGCGTCGCGTACGCGCGCTCAGGCGTCCGCCGCCAGCTCGCGATGACGGTGCCCTCGTTCACGGCCGCCGCCGCGGTCGTGGCCGCGACCGATCTCGTCGCGACGCTCCCGGAGTCGCTCTTCGCCGGGTTGGGCACACGTCTGGGCGTGCGCACCGTCAACGCTCCGGTCCCCGCGCACTCCGTGAAGATCGCGATGTGTTGGCACGATCGCACCCATGCCGACCCCGCGGCACGGGGCTTTCGCGAGCTTGTCCGGCGTGCGGTCCTGGCCGCGAGACAGGCCTGA
- a CDS encoding NADP-dependent glyceraldehyde-3-phosphate dehydrogenase yields MTSLDDIFPTDEQIPASVRLPGYLEQREYLVGGKLRVWEGELNPVQSPVFVKTPRGLEPKVIGATPLLTSRESLEALEAAVKAYDNGRGVWPSMRVAERIEHVERFLVAMRAQRTAVVNLLMWEIGKTQADSEKEFDRTVDLIVETIRALKELDRTSSRFVQDQGIMAQIRRAPLGVALCMGPYNYPLNETFSTLFPALLMGNAVVFKPAKFGVLLIRPLLEAFRDSFPPGVINIIYGRGRETVGALMESGKVDVFAFIGTNKGASELKRMHPRPHRLKAVLGLDAKNPAIILEDADLDNAVKECITGTLSFNGQRCTALKVLLVHRRIVEPFLERFTAAVDRLKPGMPWDPGVALTPLPEPGKTAYLKGLVDDAVAKGARVVNQLGGRTNQSYYSPAVVYPVTSEMRLATEEQFGPVIPVMVFDEDEEVIRYVVNSNFGQQLSIFGKDSARIGKLIDAFSNQVGRINLNCQCQRGPDTFPFNGRKDSAEGTLSVADALRVFSIRTLVAAKTTTENTTLVQSILTRRESDFLTTDFLF; encoded by the coding sequence ATGACCTCCCTCGACGACATCTTCCCCACGGACGAACAGATTCCCGCCAGCGTGCGGCTCCCCGGGTACCTCGAGCAGCGCGAGTACCTCGTTGGAGGCAAGCTTCGGGTCTGGGAAGGCGAGCTCAACCCCGTGCAGAGCCCGGTCTTCGTGAAAACGCCCCGGGGATTGGAGCCCAAGGTCATCGGCGCCACGCCGCTGCTCACCTCGCGGGAGTCGCTCGAGGCGCTGGAGGCCGCGGTGAAGGCCTACGACAACGGCCGCGGCGTCTGGCCGAGCATGCGCGTCGCCGAGCGCATCGAGCACGTCGAGCGCTTCCTCGTGGCCATGCGCGCGCAGCGCACCGCGGTGGTGAACCTGCTGATGTGGGAGATTGGAAAGACGCAGGCCGACTCCGAGAAGGAGTTCGACCGCACGGTGGACCTCATCGTGGAGACCATCCGCGCGCTCAAGGAGCTGGACCGCACCTCGTCCCGCTTCGTGCAGGATCAGGGCATCATGGCGCAGATCCGCCGGGCGCCCCTGGGCGTGGCGCTGTGCATGGGCCCGTACAACTATCCGCTCAACGAGACCTTCAGCACGCTCTTCCCCGCCCTGCTCATGGGCAACGCGGTCGTCTTCAAGCCGGCGAAGTTCGGCGTGCTGCTCATCCGCCCGCTGCTGGAGGCGTTCCGCGACAGCTTCCCGCCGGGCGTCATCAACATCATCTACGGCCGGGGCCGCGAGACGGTGGGCGCGCTGATGGAGAGCGGCAAGGTGGACGTCTTCGCCTTCATTGGCACCAACAAGGGCGCCAGCGAGCTCAAGCGCATGCACCCGCGGCCGCACCGCCTGAAGGCCGTGCTCGGGCTGGATGCGAAGAACCCGGCCATCATTCTCGAGGACGCGGACCTCGATAACGCCGTGAAGGAGTGCATCACCGGCACGCTGTCCTTCAACGGGCAGCGGTGCACGGCGCTCAAGGTGCTCCTGGTGCACCGGCGCATCGTCGAGCCGTTCCTCGAGCGCTTCACCGCCGCGGTGGACCGCCTCAAGCCCGGCATGCCCTGGGACCCGGGCGTCGCACTCACCCCGCTGCCCGAGCCTGGCAAGACGGCCTACCTGAAGGGCCTGGTCGATGACGCCGTGGCGAAGGGCGCCCGCGTCGTCAACCAACTCGGTGGGCGGACGAACCAGTCGTACTACTCACCCGCCGTGGTGTACCCGGTGACGAGCGAGATGCGCCTGGCGACCGAGGAGCAGTTCGGCCCGGTCATTCCGGTGATGGTCTTCGACGAGGACGAGGAGGTCATCCGCTACGTCGTCAACTCCAACTTCGGCCAGCAGCTGAGCATCTTCGGCAAGGACTCCGCGCGCATCGGGAAGCTCATCGACGCGTTCTCCAACCAGGTGGGCCGCATCAACCTCAACTGCCAGTGCCAGCGCGGGCCGGACACGTTCCCCTTCAACGGCCGCAAGGACTCCGCCGAGGGCACGCTGTCGGTGGCGGATGCGCTGCGGGTGTTCTCGATCCGCACGCTCGTCGCGGCGAAGACGACGACCGAGAACACCACGCTGGTGCAGTCCATCCTCACCCGCCGCGAGTCGGACTTCCTCACCACCGACTTCCTCTTCTAG
- a CDS encoding OPT/YSL family transporter → MAQSVSPLPSSPPPPASPGDFSEGSAPRFGWLPAPGTWKFHLLLSAVAIFVLGPLGGIAASYMNFSLGFFVGGQVLAGILGSAVTYGYGPEGKHGANYMQTMAASVASMCAMSVLIQAMVWLGMPQPAAWHLMLFVGCVGMFGVGVGMLYTPLLVDRLQLDYPSGYAVANILRALTDKRLLKVSIAKLGGGTGLGAMVAGLTEHVAALGSIGLSGSTVGAGMVVGSRITVPAILGGLVGAAFTPYLREIGWLGAQEPFRKIGFIIGLAMICGAAVVDLSLLAVQAVERVRNRVKAPPDEVPAWKQVNLPRLLAWVVFWAVAVVWVATYLLNQPLGFILFGMGLSLLFVLINGISYGITDQNPISSAFVISVLLMSLLGLRNPVVGLMASSILLISTSVGCDMQQDRSTGWRLGTNRTIQFRYQVIGIVMGSVLCVGLAKVFMSAYPVLAINQIDLPNVDVGQWSSAMTYKFVGAIRSLGTLSDYTVKALLLGLVLGFTIEVARKLLKRNARYQAYVKGSRAGYAVGWTMDSLLLASPYASSFGAFVTLPAALWFGAGGIVSSLWNTLARKPAPHVAGSPGEGETLPEDMSTTSLVGGGLIAGESLYFLFVGLAGLASLLW, encoded by the coding sequence ATGGCTCAGTCCGTCTCACCGCTCCCATCCTCTCCTCCGCCCCCGGCATCCCCTGGTGACTTCTCCGAGGGCAGTGCGCCTCGCTTTGGTTGGTTGCCCGCGCCGGGCACGTGGAAGTTCCACCTGCTGCTGAGCGCGGTGGCCATCTTCGTGCTCGGGCCGCTGGGCGGTATCGCCGCCTCGTACATGAACTTCAGCCTGGGCTTCTTCGTGGGCGGGCAGGTGCTGGCCGGCATCCTCGGCAGCGCCGTCACCTATGGCTATGGCCCCGAGGGCAAACACGGCGCCAACTACATGCAGACGATGGCCGCCTCGGTGGCCTCGATGTGCGCCATGTCCGTGCTCATCCAGGCCATGGTGTGGTTGGGCATGCCGCAGCCGGCGGCCTGGCACCTGATGCTCTTCGTGGGCTGCGTGGGCATGTTCGGCGTGGGCGTGGGCATGCTCTACACGCCGCTGCTCGTGGACCGGTTGCAGCTCGACTATCCCTCGGGCTACGCGGTGGCCAACATCCTCCGGGCGCTCACCGACAAGCGCCTGCTGAAGGTCTCCATCGCCAAGCTGGGTGGTGGCACCGGCCTGGGCGCGATGGTGGCGGGGCTCACCGAGCACGTCGCTGCCCTGGGCTCCATCGGCTTGAGCGGCTCCACGGTGGGCGCGGGCATGGTGGTGGGCAGCCGCATCACCGTGCCGGCCATCCTCGGCGGGCTCGTCGGCGCGGCCTTCACGCCCTATCTCCGGGAGATTGGCTGGCTGGGCGCGCAGGAGCCGTTCCGCAAGATTGGTTTCATCATCGGTCTGGCCATGATTTGCGGCGCGGCGGTGGTGGACCTGTCGCTCCTGGCGGTGCAGGCGGTCGAGCGGGTTCGCAACCGGGTGAAGGCTCCGCCCGACGAGGTGCCCGCGTGGAAGCAGGTGAACCTGCCGAGGCTGCTGGCCTGGGTGGTCTTCTGGGCCGTGGCGGTGGTGTGGGTGGCCACGTACCTGCTGAATCAGCCGTTGGGCTTCATCCTCTTCGGCATGGGGCTGTCGCTGCTCTTCGTGCTCATCAACGGCATCTCCTACGGCATCACCGACCAGAACCCCATCTCCAGCGCCTTCGTCATCTCGGTGCTGCTGATGTCGCTGCTCGGGCTGAGGAACCCGGTGGTGGGGTTGATGGCCTCGAGCATCCTGCTCATCTCCACGTCGGTGGGCTGTGACATGCAGCAGGATCGCTCCACGGGCTGGCGCCTGGGCACCAACCGCACCATCCAGTTCCGCTATCAGGTGATTGGCATCGTGATGGGCTCGGTGCTGTGCGTGGGACTGGCGAAGGTCTTCATGAGCGCCTATCCGGTGCTGGCCATCAACCAGATCGACCTCCCGAACGTCGACGTGGGCCAGTGGAGCTCGGCGATGACGTACAAGTTCGTGGGCGCCATCCGCAGCCTGGGCACGTTGTCGGACTACACGGTGAAGGCGCTGCTGCTGGGCCTGGTGCTCGGCTTCACCATCGAGGTGGCGCGCAAGCTGCTCAAGCGCAACGCGCGCTACCAGGCCTACGTGAAGGGCTCGCGCGCGGGTTACGCGGTGGGGTGGACGATGGACTCGTTGCTGCTGGCGAGCCCCTACGCCTCGTCGTTCGGCGCCTTCGTGACCCTGCCCGCGGCGCTGTGGTTCGGCGCGGGCGGCATCGTGTCCTCGCTGTGGAACACGCTGGCGCGGAAGCCGGCGCCGCATGTGGCGGGCTCGCCCGGCGAGGGCGAGACGCTGCCGGAGGACATGAGCACCACGTCGCTGGTGGGCGGTGGGCTCATCGCCGGCGAGTCGCTCTACTTCCTCTTCGTGGGACTCGCCGGGCTGGCGTCGCTGCTGTGGTGA
- the ypfJ gene encoding KPN_02809 family neutral zinc metallopeptidase, translating to MRWQGGRRSSNIEDRRGMGVGRPLVVGGGAATLVVALLMMLFGGDPGTVLSGGGPAMGPGTGGAGRPVDSAQAQLEDFASVVLADTEDTWPDLLLPLGVRYVEPHLVLFSDAVESACGVQESAVGPFYCPLDERVYLDLGFFQELDQRFEAPGDFARAYVVAHEVGHHVQNLLGISKRVQAMRTQSPEDANALSVLQELQADCFAGIWAHHAQRQRQVLERGDVEEGLTAASAVGDDTLQRRARGRVVPESFTHGSSEQRAFWFRRGFEQGTVEACDTFGEDAPGRTR from the coding sequence ATGAGGTGGCAAGGGGGTCGCCGTAGCTCGAACATCGAGGACCGGCGCGGCATGGGCGTGGGGCGCCCGCTGGTGGTGGGTGGCGGTGCCGCGACACTCGTGGTCGCCCTCTTGATGATGCTGTTCGGCGGCGATCCCGGAACCGTCCTGTCCGGGGGAGGCCCCGCGATGGGGCCCGGCACCGGCGGCGCTGGCAGGCCGGTGGACTCCGCTCAGGCGCAGCTCGAGGACTTTGCCTCCGTCGTGCTCGCGGACACCGAGGACACCTGGCCGGACCTGCTCCTGCCCCTGGGCGTGCGCTACGTCGAGCCACACCTCGTCCTCTTCTCGGACGCGGTGGAGTCCGCCTGTGGCGTCCAGGAGAGCGCGGTGGGGCCCTTCTACTGCCCGCTGGACGAGCGCGTGTACCTGGACCTCGGCTTCTTCCAGGAGCTGGACCAGCGCTTCGAGGCTCCCGGCGACTTCGCGCGCGCCTACGTGGTGGCGCACGAGGTGGGGCACCATGTGCAGAACCTGCTCGGCATCTCCAAACGCGTCCAGGCGATGCGGACCCAGTCCCCCGAGGACGCCAACGCCTTGTCCGTGCTGCAGGAGCTGCAAGCGGACTGCTTCGCCGGCATCTGGGCCCACCACGCGCAGCGTCAGCGCCAGGTGCTCGAGCGGGGAGACGTCGAGGAGGGGCTGACCGCGGCCTCGGCCGTGGGTGACGACACGCTGCAGCGGCGCGCCCGGGGCCGGGTCGTCCCCGAGTCCTTCACCCACGGCTCCTCGGAGCAACGCGCCTTCTGGTTCCGCCGGGGGTTCGAGCAGGGCACCGTCGAGGCGTGCGACACCTTCGGCGAGGACGCG